One genomic window of Actinoplanes lobatus includes the following:
- a CDS encoding MFS transporter, with amino-acid sequence MFGGSPASLYQVTSRGGSVHRAYSVVVFVILAALDNVAIGLVPPLYGSIGADLGVSEGHIALATTTMFLISAVAAIGFAYVGDRTDRKPVLIVGTVIWVAGTAWSGLAGDYGQFLASQAVAAFGLGGVASVSFSVVSDLISPRRRGLVMSFWGLSQGVGTLAGTLVGGILGHDDWRRPFLFASAAGVVALLAYLFTYSVPRGDSQPELAGVDYEERIHHEDLPVILKRRTNVWLILQGGTAQIAFGSMVWLPVLFRARAEDQGYTTGTAVLIGSVFATVFQLGAALSILGGLAGDRLQRRTPRGRALVASIGVLAAVPLYVVLFFVPMKITVPDGAGTGAVISGVFTNVLTEPTVGICLAVAVVAVMLTSANSPNWFAMIADVNPPQHRGTVYSLGNLVNGVGRAGGNVLVAVAFASLAGAFPPPLNYAVGLAAFQFFFIPTGIMYWLASRTVAKDMAETHTALLAVASEHRPDRHVGGDEPAGVQRLAAQQDPGPTG; translated from the coding sequence TGTTCGTGATCCTGGCCGCGCTGGACAACGTGGCGATCGGCCTGGTTCCCCCGCTCTACGGCAGCATCGGCGCCGATCTCGGGGTCAGCGAGGGCCACATCGCGCTCGCCACCACGACCATGTTCCTGATCAGTGCGGTCGCGGCGATCGGTTTCGCGTACGTCGGGGACCGCACCGACCGCAAACCGGTGCTGATCGTGGGCACCGTCATCTGGGTGGCCGGCACCGCATGGTCCGGGCTGGCCGGCGACTACGGGCAGTTCCTGGCCTCCCAGGCGGTCGCCGCGTTCGGGCTCGGCGGTGTCGCCTCGGTGAGCTTCTCGGTGGTCAGCGACCTGATCTCGCCGCGCCGCCGGGGCCTCGTGATGAGCTTCTGGGGTCTGTCGCAGGGCGTCGGCACCCTGGCCGGCACCCTGGTCGGCGGGATCCTCGGGCACGACGACTGGCGGCGGCCGTTCCTGTTCGCGTCGGCGGCCGGGGTGGTCGCCCTGCTGGCCTACCTGTTCACCTACAGCGTGCCGCGCGGCGACAGCCAGCCCGAGCTGGCCGGGGTCGACTACGAGGAGCGGATCCACCACGAGGACCTGCCGGTCATCCTGAAACGGCGCACCAACGTCTGGCTGATCCTCCAGGGCGGGACGGCGCAGATCGCGTTCGGCTCGATGGTGTGGCTGCCGGTGCTGTTCCGTGCCCGGGCCGAGGACCAGGGCTACACCACCGGCACGGCGGTGCTGATCGGCAGCGTCTTCGCGACCGTCTTCCAGCTCGGGGCGGCGCTGTCGATTCTCGGCGGGCTGGCCGGCGACCGGCTGCAACGGCGTACGCCCCGGGGCCGGGCACTCGTCGCGTCGATCGGGGTGCTCGCCGCCGTACCCCTCTATGTGGTGTTGTTCTTCGTGCCCATGAAGATCACCGTTCCGGACGGCGCGGGCACCGGCGCGGTGATCAGCGGGGTGTTCACCAACGTCCTGACCGAGCCGACCGTCGGGATCTGCCTCGCGGTGGCCGTCGTGGCGGTGATGCTGACCTCGGCGAACTCGCCGAACTGGTTCGCCATGATCGCCGATGTGAACCCGCCGCAGCACCGCGGCACCGTCTACAGCCTCGGCAACCTGGTCAACGGAGTCGGCCGGGCGGGCGGCAACGTGCTGGTGGCGGTCGCCTTCGCGAGCCTCGCCGGGGCATTCCCGCCACCGCTCAACTACGCGGTCGGGCTGGCCGCCTTCCAGTTCTTCTTCATCCCGACCGGGATCATGTACTGGCTGGCCAGCAGGACGGTGGCGAAGGACATGGCCGAGACGCACACCGCCCTGCTGGCGGTCGCCTCAGAGCATCGCCCAGACCGTCACGTCGGTGGGGACGAGCCCGCCGGCGTCCAGCGGCTCGCTGCTCAGCAGGATCCGGGCCCCACCGGGTAG
- a CDS encoding glycoside hydrolase family 13 protein encodes MPTEAWWRDAVIYQIYPRSFADSDGDGMGDLPGITARLPGLRRLGVDAIWLSPFYPSPQHDAGYDVADYRGVDPRFGSLGDADKLIDTAHELGLRVIVDLVPNHTSSEHAWFRAALAAGPGSPERQRYIFRDGAEPPNSWQSVFGGPAWERLPDGQWYLHLFDAAQPDLNWDHPEVRAEFLDILRFWLDRGVDGFRVDVAHGLIKDADLSDWTAPSVVLGGLEPAGPPPPMWDQEGVHEIYRQWRSVLDEYPGGRILVAEAWVQPEERLARYVRPDEMHQAFNFPYLEAPWAAADLREIIDSSLAANDEVGATTTWVLSNHDVVRHASRLGFPPGEGRRPGIGIGDPQPDAGLGLRRARAAILLMLALPGSAYLYQGEELGLPEHTGLPDEVRQDPAWERSGHAERGRDGCRVPIPWEADAPSFGFGPTDASWLPQPALWAEYALDRQVGVPGSTYELYRSTLSTRRAHELGSGELVWLATDPGALAFRNGDIVVVTNFGDEPVALPGGARILLSSEPLDAGGLVPTDVTVWAML; translated from the coding sequence ATGCCTACTGAAGCCTGGTGGCGCGATGCGGTCATCTACCAGATCTATCCCCGGTCGTTCGCCGATTCGGACGGTGACGGCATGGGCGACCTGCCCGGCATCACCGCGCGCCTGCCCGGGCTGCGGCGGCTGGGCGTCGACGCGATCTGGCTGTCGCCCTTCTACCCCAGTCCGCAGCACGACGCCGGGTACGACGTGGCCGACTACCGCGGCGTCGACCCCCGCTTCGGTTCGCTCGGTGACGCCGACAAGCTGATCGACACGGCCCACGAGCTCGGCCTGCGGGTCATCGTCGACCTGGTGCCGAACCACACGTCCAGCGAGCACGCCTGGTTCCGGGCCGCCCTGGCCGCCGGCCCGGGCAGCCCGGAGCGGCAGCGGTACATCTTCCGGGACGGCGCGGAGCCGCCCAACTCGTGGCAGAGCGTGTTCGGCGGCCCGGCCTGGGAGCGGCTGCCGGACGGCCAGTGGTATCTGCACCTGTTCGACGCCGCCCAGCCCGACCTGAACTGGGATCATCCGGAGGTCCGCGCCGAGTTCCTGGACATCCTGCGGTTCTGGCTGGACCGCGGCGTGGACGGGTTCCGGGTGGACGTGGCGCACGGCCTGATCAAGGACGCGGACCTGAGCGACTGGACCGCGCCGTCGGTGGTCCTCGGCGGCCTGGAGCCGGCCGGCCCGCCGCCGCCGATGTGGGATCAGGAGGGCGTGCACGAGATCTACCGGCAGTGGCGCTCGGTCCTGGACGAGTACCCGGGTGGCCGGATCCTGGTGGCCGAGGCCTGGGTGCAGCCGGAGGAGCGGCTGGCCCGGTACGTGCGCCCGGACGAGATGCACCAGGCGTTCAACTTCCCCTACCTGGAGGCGCCCTGGGCCGCCGCCGACCTGCGGGAGATCATCGACTCGTCACTGGCCGCCAACGACGAGGTCGGCGCGACCACCACCTGGGTGCTCTCCAACCACGACGTGGTGCGGCACGCGTCCCGGCTCGGTTTCCCGCCCGGTGAGGGCCGCCGGCCCGGCATCGGGATCGGCGACCCGCAGCCGGACGCCGGGCTGGGCCTGCGCCGGGCCCGCGCGGCCATCCTGCTGATGCTGGCGCTGCCCGGTTCGGCCTACCTCTACCAGGGTGAGGAGCTGGGCCTGCCGGAGCACACCGGGCTGCCCGACGAGGTGCGGCAGGATCCGGCGTGGGAGCGGTCCGGGCACGCCGAGCGCGGCCGGGACGGGTGCCGGGTGCCGATCCCGTGGGAGGCCGACGCACCGTCCTTCGGGTTCGGCCCGACCGACGCGAGCTGGCTGCCGCAGCCGGCCCTCTGGGCGGAGTACGCGCTGGACCGGCAGGTGGGTGTGCCCGGCTCGACGTACGAGCTGTACCGCTCGACGCTGAGCACCCGGCGCGCCCACGAGCTGGGTTCCGGCGAGCTGGTCTGGCTGGCGACGGATCCGGGGGCGCTGGCGTTCCGCAACGGCGACATCGTGGTGGTCACCAATTTCGGCGACGAGCCGGTGGCGCTACCCGGTGGGGCCCGGATCCTGCTGAGCAGCGAGCCGCTGGACGCCGGCGGGCTCGTCCCCACCGACGTGACGGTCTGGGCGATGCTCTGA
- a CDS encoding HD domain-containing protein encodes MPLHAITEVYGEAGLRDRLALELEAFPAEDRKILTEALDLASDLHAADRRVREPYLNHLLRVAIRIIRYYGVRDTDVLVAALLHDAVEDHPAELGGIDPDAPCAEHTEAALAELARRFNPRVAELVRSVTNPEYDPARDKHEQYRTHVAENLERDPWARIIKISDFTDNGVGVIHTTMDKAYRSATKYRPLVPKLRELVGRPDTPLSTQAKEHILDQLDLAEERFAAILDE; translated from the coding sequence ATGCCACTGCACGCCATCACGGAGGTGTACGGCGAAGCCGGTCTGCGGGACCGTCTCGCTCTGGAACTGGAGGCCTTCCCGGCCGAGGACCGCAAGATCCTCACCGAGGCGCTGGACCTGGCCTCCGACCTGCACGCCGCCGACCGCCGGGTGCGCGAGCCGTACCTGAACCATCTGCTGCGGGTGGCGATCCGGATCATCCGCTACTACGGGGTGCGGGACACCGACGTGCTGGTCGCCGCGCTGCTGCACGACGCCGTCGAGGATCACCCGGCCGAGCTGGGCGGGATCGACCCGGACGCGCCCTGCGCCGAGCACACCGAGGCCGCCCTGGCCGAGCTGGCGCGCCGCTTCAACCCGCGGGTCGCCGAGCTGGTCCGGTCGGTCACCAACCCGGAGTACGACCCGGCGCGCGACAAGCACGAGCAGTACCGCACCCACGTGGCGGAGAACCTGGAGCGCGACCCGTGGGCCCGGATCATCAAGATCTCCGACTTCACCGACAACGGGGTCGGCGTCATCCACACCACGATGGACAAGGCGTACCGGTCGGCGACGAAGTACCGGCCTCTCGTACCCAAGCTGCGTGAGCTGGTCGGGCGCCCGGACACGCCGCTCTCCACCCAGGCCAAGGAGCACATCCTGGACCAGCTCGACCTCGCCGAGGAGCGCTTCGCCGCGATCCTGGACGAGTGA
- a CDS encoding MHYT domain-containing protein, with translation MADVHHFAYGVFNPIAAYMLAFLGSFLGLLCTGRARDARNRGRRNRWLVIAAFAIGGGGIWLMHFSAMLGFEVPASPVRYDLAMTLLSLAFAVLTVGIGLLVVGHGRRSVPKTVAAGLLTGTGVIAMHYTGMEGIRLPATIHYSLPLMVASALIAIAASTVALWFAVSVRGALKVTGAAAVMAVAVCGMHYTGMAAMSIELHPGAPASGGIRPLTMLVPIILITTATIVAVALSALQAMTEEEFTDGAGTPKRGVHAESPQPWSLKQSSMGAMRLTPAARAVVGNRNAGTARPSPGPRPSPRPAAAPSPAVPPATSGS, from the coding sequence GTGGCCGACGTCCATCACTTCGCCTACGGCGTGTTCAATCCGATAGCCGCCTACATGCTCGCGTTCCTCGGTTCCTTCCTCGGGCTGCTCTGCACCGGCCGGGCCCGGGACGCGCGCAACCGCGGCCGGCGCAACCGATGGCTGGTGATCGCGGCGTTCGCGATCGGCGGCGGCGGGATCTGGCTCATGCACTTCTCCGCGATGCTGGGCTTCGAGGTGCCGGCGAGCCCGGTCCGCTACGACCTCGCGATGACCCTGCTGAGCCTGGCCTTCGCGGTGCTGACGGTCGGCATCGGGCTGCTGGTCGTCGGCCACGGCCGGCGCAGCGTCCCGAAGACCGTGGCGGCCGGCCTGCTCACCGGCACCGGCGTGATCGCCATGCACTACACCGGCATGGAGGGCATCCGGCTTCCCGCCACCATCCACTACTCGCTGCCGCTGATGGTCGCCTCGGCCCTGATCGCGATCGCGGCCAGCACGGTGGCGCTGTGGTTCGCCGTCTCGGTCCGGGGCGCGCTCAAGGTCACCGGCGCGGCCGCCGTGATGGCCGTCGCGGTCTGCGGCATGCACTACACCGGCATGGCGGCCATGTCGATCGAGCTGCACCCGGGCGCACCGGCGTCCGGCGGGATCCGGCCGCTCACCATGCTGGTGCCGATCATTCTGATCACCACGGCCACCATCGTCGCCGTGGCACTGAGCGCGCTGCAGGCGATGACCGAGGAGGAGTTCACCGACGGGGCCGGCACCCCGAAACGCGGTGTGCACGCCGAGTCCCCGCAGCCGTGGTCGCTGAAGCAGTCGTCGATGGGCGCCATGCGACTCACCCCGGCGGCGCGGGCCGTGGTCGGCAACCGGAACGCCGGCACCGCCCGTCCCTCTCCCGGGCCTCGGCCGTCACCCCGTCCCGCTGCGGCGCCGTCGCCGGCGGTGCCACCCGCCACATCCGGTAGCTGA
- a CDS encoding GPGG-motif small membrane protein encodes MDLLLWILAVILVVAGILALFRRQILWGVVLIIVGLLVGPGGVSIFT; translated from the coding sequence ATGGACCTACTGCTTTGGATTCTCGCCGTAATCCTCGTGGTCGCCGGCATCCTCGCGCTGTTCCGGCGGCAGATCCTGTGGGGCGTTGTGCTGATCATCGTCGGTCTCCTGGTGGGTCCCGGCGGCGTCAGCATCTTCACCTGA
- a CDS encoding metallophosphoesterase family protein, with protein MIRIAAVGDVHVDKDVVGRYRPALEQLPDRADALLVAGDLTRHGTVDEAKCFATEFGGLAVPVVVVLGNHDHQSDQEQQVTEVLTDSGITVLECSTTVLEIRGHRLGIAGAKGFGGGFAGACASNFGEREMKQFVGTTEEISARLGEALRSVRCDALVALTHYSPVPDTLVGEPLEIYAFLGCYQLGHAVDSAPTALALHGHAHHGSERGRTPGGVPVRNVAHPVIKQAYNVYQLLSESVDAPLVPA; from the coding sequence ATGATCAGGATCGCCGCCGTGGGCGACGTCCACGTGGACAAGGACGTGGTGGGCCGCTACCGTCCCGCCCTCGAGCAGTTGCCCGACCGGGCCGATGCGCTGCTCGTCGCCGGTGACCTGACCCGGCACGGGACGGTCGACGAGGCGAAGTGCTTCGCCACGGAGTTCGGCGGGCTGGCCGTACCGGTCGTGGTGGTGCTCGGCAACCACGACCACCAGAGTGACCAGGAGCAGCAGGTCACCGAGGTGCTGACCGACTCCGGGATCACCGTCCTGGAGTGCTCAACCACGGTGCTGGAGATCCGCGGGCACCGGCTGGGCATCGCCGGCGCGAAAGGGTTCGGCGGTGGTTTCGCCGGCGCCTGCGCCAGCAACTTCGGCGAACGGGAGATGAAGCAGTTCGTCGGCACCACCGAGGAGATCTCGGCCCGGCTCGGCGAGGCGCTGCGCTCGGTCCGATGCGACGCGCTGGTGGCGCTCACCCACTACTCGCCGGTGCCGGACACCCTGGTCGGCGAGCCGCTGGAGATCTACGCGTTCCTGGGCTGCTACCAGCTCGGCCACGCCGTCGACTCGGCGCCGACCGCCCTGGCCCTGCACGGGCACGCCCACCACGGCTCGGAGCGCGGCCGTACGCCCGGTGGTGTTCCGGTCCGCAACGTCGCCCACCCGGTCATCAAGCAGGCGTACAACGTGTATCAGTTGCTGTCCGAGTCGGTGGACGCGCCGCTCGTACCCGCCTGA
- a CDS encoding nucleotidyltransferase family protein: MPHRVDQGLATTLKRVASTLKSADIPFALGGSFAVYARGGYSSDHDVDFLIREQDKDRALQELAAVGCRTEQPPEDWLVKVYDEGRMVDLIYRPVESPVDDETLHDTDQISVEAIYMPVLSATRLMVHKLLSYSQHYCDFATGLPVARSLREQIDWGRVRRETIKSPYAEAFLVLLDRLDVVSFPGETELKVGG, translated from the coding sequence ATGCCACACCGTGTGGACCAGGGTTTGGCCACCACCCTCAAGCGCGTCGCATCGACGCTCAAGAGCGCGGACATACCCTTCGCCCTGGGCGGGAGCTTCGCGGTGTACGCCAGAGGCGGCTACTCCAGTGACCACGACGTCGACTTCCTGATACGCGAGCAGGACAAGGACCGGGCTCTCCAGGAACTGGCCGCGGTCGGCTGCCGTACCGAGCAGCCGCCAGAGGACTGGCTGGTCAAGGTATACGACGAGGGCCGGATGGTGGATCTCATCTACCGTCCGGTGGAGTCGCCGGTGGACGACGAGACACTGCACGACACCGATCAGATCTCGGTCGAGGCGATCTACATGCCGGTGCTCTCGGCGACCCGGCTCATGGTGCACAAGCTGCTCAGCTACAGCCAGCACTACTGCGACTTCGCGACCGGGCTGCCGGTCGCCCGCTCGCTGCGGGAACAGATCGACTGGGGCCGGGTCCGCCGGGAGACCATCAAGTCGCCGTACGCCGAGGCGTTCCTGGTGCTGCTCGACCGTCTGGACGTCGTGTCGTTCCCCGGCGAGACGGAACTCAAGGTTGGGGGATGA
- a CDS encoding dTMP kinase: MALPAQSRPAALPARGARRSPRTIALVGIDGSGKTTQARELAASLIADGFPAAYRQNAGGRHWFGRIAVLLGRADAEDLFGRRGTLAVESALRWLAIARTLLRRAVRREIAVMDRYAVCQYASLRAHGARPAAERFARPAYRLFPQPDVTFFLAVDPEIAQERIERRGYDHESIEYLRGATDAYRSLPEYPGFVVIDANGTPDQVLKALRAELGLDQA; this comes from the coding sequence ATGGCTCTCCCCGCGCAGTCCAGGCCGGCGGCGCTTCCCGCCCGCGGCGCCCGACGGTCGCCGCGCACCATCGCGCTCGTCGGCATCGACGGCTCCGGCAAGACCACCCAGGCCCGTGAACTGGCCGCCAGCCTGATCGCGGACGGTTTCCCAGCGGCCTACCGGCAGAACGCCGGTGGCCGGCACTGGTTCGGCCGGATCGCGGTGCTTCTCGGCCGGGCGGACGCCGAGGACCTGTTCGGCCGCCGGGGCACGCTCGCCGTCGAGTCGGCGCTGCGCTGGCTGGCCATCGCCCGGACCCTGCTGCGCCGGGCCGTGCGCCGGGAGATCGCGGTGATGGACCGGTACGCGGTCTGCCAGTACGCCAGTCTCCGGGCCCACGGCGCCCGCCCGGCCGCCGAACGGTTCGCCCGGCCGGCCTACCGGCTCTTCCCGCAGCCGGATGTCACGTTCTTCCTCGCCGTCGACCCGGAGATCGCCCAGGAGCGGATCGAGCGGCGCGGCTACGACCACGAGTCGATCGAGTACCTGCGGGGCGCGACGGACGCCTACCGGTCGCTGCCGGAGTACCCGGGCTTCGTCGTGATCGACGCCAACGGCACGCCCGACCAGGTCCTCAAGGCCCTCCGTGCCGAGCTCGGCCTGGATCAGGCCTGA
- a CDS encoding SDR family NAD(P)-dependent oxidoreductase has translation MTATRTALVTGGTGGLGSATITAFLADGWRVVAPVRPGTTGRLPEGTIAVDADLTVEADVRTVAAVAAEEPDAPLRAVVNLVGGYAGSGLIADTPVAEFEAMLAVNLRPTYLTTAAALPHLVAAGGGSVVCVSSRAGVSPFPGAAGYVTAKAAVLGFAGAVAVEYRKHDVRCNTVLPSIIDTPANRAAQPDADHGRWVSPAEIAAVILFLASDASAPTSGAQIPVYGQA, from the coding sequence ATGACTGCGACGCGTACGGCTCTGGTGACCGGCGGCACAGGTGGGCTGGGGTCCGCCACCATCACGGCGTTCCTGGCCGACGGCTGGCGCGTGGTGGCGCCGGTCCGCCCCGGGACGACCGGCCGGCTGCCGGAGGGCACGATCGCCGTGGACGCCGACCTCACAGTCGAGGCGGACGTCCGTACCGTGGCCGCGGTGGCCGCCGAGGAGCCGGACGCGCCGCTGCGGGCCGTGGTCAACCTGGTCGGCGGGTACGCGGGCAGTGGCCTGATCGCCGACACCCCGGTCGCCGAGTTCGAGGCGATGCTGGCGGTCAACCTGCGGCCCACCTACCTGACCACGGCGGCGGCCCTGCCGCACCTGGTCGCGGCCGGCGGCGGCTCGGTGGTGTGCGTGTCGTCACGGGCCGGGGTGTCACCGTTCCCGGGCGCGGCCGGTTATGTGACCGCCAAGGCCGCAGTGCTGGGCTTCGCCGGGGCGGTCGCCGTGGAGTACCGCAAGCACGACGTGCGCTGCAACACCGTGCTGCCCAGCATCATCGACACGCCGGCGAACCGGGCGGCCCAGCCGGACGCCGACCACGGCCGCTGGGTGAGCCCGGCGGAGATCGCCGCGGTGATCCTCTTCCTGGCCTCGGACGCGTCGGCGCCGACCAGTGGCGCCCAGATCCCGGTCTACGGTCAGGCCTGA
- a CDS encoding sigma-70 family RNA polymerase sigma factor, producing MDAGNARNRVSDGNEGTVGNVEKSTVMRTDQVAEERDLVGVYLHEISRTPLLDAEREVELSKAIEAGLYAEHLIETGEDRRGVSREELERLVTEGQRAKDLFIRANLRLVVSIARRYVRSGMPMLDLIQEGNTGLVRAVEKFDYVRGYKFSTYATWWVRQAISRAIAQQERTVRLPVHLVEDVNRMRNVTRQLVRELGGDPEPEQVAAALGVTVERVNELTRWAQDTVSLDTPVGDDGDTNLGDLVADSDAPSPEEIVLNALERQRIEGLLNHLDDRSAGIMRARYGLEDGREHSLTEVASRFSLSRERIRQLEIQALGRLRELARAEGLQAA from the coding sequence ATGGACGCAGGTAATGCCCGTAACAGGGTTAGTGACGGCAATGAGGGGACCGTGGGCAACGTGGAGAAGAGCACCGTGATGCGTACCGATCAGGTCGCCGAAGAGCGCGACCTCGTCGGAGTCTACCTGCACGAGATCTCCAGGACGCCGTTGTTGGACGCCGAGCGGGAGGTCGAGCTCTCCAAGGCGATTGAGGCGGGCCTTTACGCCGAGCACCTGATCGAAACGGGCGAGGATCGTCGCGGCGTCAGCCGGGAGGAGCTGGAGCGCCTCGTGACCGAGGGCCAGCGCGCGAAAGACCTGTTCATCCGGGCCAACCTGCGGCTGGTCGTCTCCATCGCCCGCCGCTACGTACGGTCCGGCATGCCGATGCTCGACCTGATCCAGGAGGGCAACACCGGCCTCGTCCGCGCCGTCGAGAAGTTCGACTACGTGCGCGGCTACAAGTTCTCGACGTACGCCACGTGGTGGGTGCGCCAGGCGATCAGCCGGGCCATCGCCCAGCAGGAGCGGACCGTCCGGCTCCCCGTGCACCTGGTCGAGGACGTCAACCGGATGCGCAACGTCACCCGCCAGCTCGTCCGTGAACTGGGCGGCGACCCGGAGCCCGAGCAGGTCGCGGCCGCCCTGGGCGTGACCGTGGAGCGCGTCAACGAGCTCACCCGCTGGGCGCAGGACACCGTCTCCCTGGACACGCCGGTCGGCGACGACGGCGACACCAACCTCGGCGACCTGGTGGCCGACAGCGACGCCCCGAGCCCCGAGGAGATCGTCCTCAACGCGCTCGAGCGGCAGCGCATCGAGGGCCTGCTGAACCACCTGGACGACCGGTCGGCCGGCATCATGCGGGCGCGGTACGGCCTGGAGGACGGCCGGGAGCACTCCCTGACCGAGGTGGCGTCCCGCTTCTCGCTGAGCCGGGAGCGGATCCGCCAGCTGGAGATCCAGGCGCTCGGCCGGCTGCGCGAGCTGGCCCGGGCCGAGGGCCTGCAGGCCGCCTGA
- a CDS encoding C40 family peptidase yields MPHPRTRLRALVVALTAFAITTSGGTAAHAAPSASELKKKIDAASEKLEDVTESYNKMRLDLKKTKADTVKLEASLKPAQTALAEATEKVQTIAATTYMQGRVGPVNVMVSGDQGSLLERMTFLEQITRSNQQDIDAFTETTQTFADRKTALAQTQTKQTAQVKELSARKDKIEDDLQDLFDMREAAFGSATEDTGSYTGEIPDIPGSAGKAVTFAFNQIGKPYGYGDSGPGSYDCSGLTMAAWAAAGKSLPHNAAAQYSATARISRSDLEPGDLVFYRSNGHVAIYVGDGKIIDAPSAGRDVLYRTIDIMTPNGYGRIK; encoded by the coding sequence GTGCCACACCCCCGTACCCGGCTCCGGGCGCTCGTGGTCGCGTTGACGGCGTTCGCGATCACCACGTCCGGAGGGACGGCCGCACACGCCGCCCCGTCCGCCAGCGAGCTGAAGAAGAAGATCGACGCAGCGTCGGAGAAGCTCGAGGACGTCACCGAGTCATACAACAAGATGCGCCTCGACCTGAAGAAGACGAAGGCCGACACGGTGAAGCTGGAGGCCTCGCTCAAGCCGGCCCAGACGGCTCTCGCCGAGGCCACCGAGAAGGTCCAGACCATCGCCGCCACCACGTACATGCAGGGCCGTGTCGGCCCGGTGAACGTCATGGTGAGCGGGGATCAAGGGAGTCTGCTGGAGCGGATGACGTTCCTCGAGCAGATCACCCGGTCGAACCAGCAGGACATCGACGCCTTCACCGAGACGACCCAGACCTTCGCCGACCGCAAGACCGCCCTCGCCCAGACCCAGACCAAGCAGACCGCACAGGTCAAGGAACTGTCGGCGCGCAAGGACAAGATCGAGGACGACCTCCAGGACCTGTTCGACATGCGCGAGGCCGCCTTCGGCAGCGCCACGGAGGACACCGGCTCCTACACCGGCGAGATCCCGGACATCCCGGGCTCGGCCGGCAAGGCGGTCACGTTCGCGTTCAACCAGATCGGCAAGCCGTACGGCTACGGCGACTCCGGCCCGGGCTCGTACGACTGCTCGGGCCTGACCATGGCGGCCTGGGCGGCGGCGGGCAAGTCCCTGCCGCACAACGCCGCCGCGCAGTACAGCGCCACCGCCCGGATCAGCCGATCCGACCTGGAACCCGGTGATCTGGTGTTCTACCGGAGCAACGGCCACGTGGCGATCTACGTGGGCGACGGGAAGATCATCGACGCCCCGTCCGCCGGCCGGGACGTGCTGTACCGCACGATCGACATCATGACCCCGAACGGCTACGGCCGGATCAAGTAA